The following nucleotide sequence is from Solidesulfovibrio carbinolicus.
GGCGGCCTTGGAGGCCAACAGCCGGGCCTGTTCGGCCAGGGAAAAAGCATGGAGGTTGCGGGCGTAGCGCAGGGGGGTCAAGCCGGCTTCCAGGGCGGCGATCTCCACCAGCCTGGGAGCCAGGGCGAAGCGCGCGGCCAGTTCGGCCACGGCCGGGACATCGAGGAAACGGCCGGGCCGGCCATCGGGATAGGTTCCGTCCCGTGCGGCGGCCTCCAGGGCCGCGGCCAGGGCCGGGTCGGCGGGGGCAGCGGCGGTCATCGGGCGGGAAGGCATGTCGTGGGCCATAACGACCTCCGGCGGGCGGGGCGGCTACGGACGAACCGGCCCGGGGATGCTCAGGGGGGCCGGGCGTTCTCGCGGCCCCCCTGCCAAACTTCACAAACGCAAAATGGCGTCATCCCCGGCGTGGCGTTGCCGCGATTCCAAGGGGTGCGATTCAGCCGCCGGTGATGGGCGGCACAAAGGACACGACGCTGCCCGGGGCCAGCACGGTGTCGAGGCTCGCCGGGGCTTCGTTGACCAGCACCGACCCCAGGGCTTCGGGTTCGATGCCGAGCCGGTCGGCCAGTTCACCAACGGTTTCGCCGGGGCCGATGGAGGCCACGCCGCCGGGAGGGGCATAGGGGGCCAACGTCGCCAAGGCGCGGACGGTGACGGTGTCGCTCACGCTTCGCCCTCCGGAGCTTCGATCCATTTATTGAGGGCCTGGACGATCTTGGTGGCTTGATCGCGGCTGGAGATGGCGAACTTGGACTGCACGCGGTAGGTGTCGCCGGATTTCTTGTAGCGGCGGATGGCGTAGCGGTCCGGGCTGTAGGCGTCTTTCTTGGGGTCCCACTGGACGAAGCGGAAAATGATGGTGGTCCAGGCCCCTCGGGTCAGGATCACCTTGTCCAGCTCCTTGGTGAGCATAACGCCGTCTTCTTCGTAGTTGACGGTCAAGTCGTCAATGGTCTCGGCCACGCGGGCACCTCGCTTAGGAATTTTCGGACTGGTGTTGCAGTTGGGAATC
It contains:
- a CDS encoding MoaD/ThiS family protein, which encodes MSDTVTVRALATLAPYAPPGGVASIGPGETVGELADRLGIEPEALGSVLVNEAPASLDTVLAPGSVVSFVPPITGG